A section of the Pedobacter sp. HDW13 genome encodes:
- the arfB gene encoding alternative ribosome rescue aminoacyl-tRNA hydrolase ArfB — MLPSREEILRSAIFKTSRSGGKGGQNVNKVSSKVELVFNVETFEYFTDEEKTLLKEKLQNRLDSEGLLHIVSQEDRSQLLNKEKTIAKLIDLLKKALIVQKKRKPTKIPKGVIEKRLKNKALTANRKESRKKPSID; from the coding sequence ATGTTACCTAGCAGAGAAGAAATTTTACGATCAGCCATTTTTAAAACGTCACGTAGCGGAGGTAAAGGTGGGCAAAATGTAAATAAGGTTTCGAGTAAGGTAGAGCTGGTATTTAATGTAGAAACCTTTGAGTATTTTACTGATGAGGAAAAGACTTTGCTTAAAGAAAAGCTGCAAAACCGTCTTGATAGTGAAGGATTGTTGCATATTGTTTCGCAGGAGGATAGAAGCCAGCTGCTCAATAAAGAGAAAACGATTGCAAAACTGATCGATTTGCTGAAAAAGGCACTGATTGTTCAGAAAAAAAGAAAGCCAACCAAAATTCCTAAGGGTGTCATCGAGAAAAGGTTGAAAAATAAAGCTCTTACTGCAAATCGGAAGGAAAGCCGTAAAAAACCTTCAATAGATTAA